Proteins found in one Micropterus dolomieu isolate WLL.071019.BEF.003 ecotype Adirondacks linkage group LG10, ASM2129224v1, whole genome shotgun sequence genomic segment:
- the stx7l gene encoding syntaxin-7 isoform X1, producing MAYQAGILNEPSALVQSISSNIQKLTLLTSELQRTVSLLGTEKDSSHLRQTLQQKQQQGNQLAKETDRLIKAFGVLPVGPDQRQRKIQKERLLNDFSAALNSFQKTQRQAADKEREFVARVRASSRVSVGQPEPSFGSGPPFPSESQVQAQAEAITEEDLRLIQERESSIRQLEADITDINDIFKDLGMMVHEQGDMIDSIEANVENADVHVQSATQQLSRAADYQSSAWTTDQAHPSSPPPLLTPLMRGVITTVCLSLT from the exons ATGGCCTACCAGGCTGGGATACTCAACGAGCCCAGTGCTTTGGTTCAGAGCATCAGCTCCAACATCCAGAAGCTGACACTGCTGA cctcagagctgcagaggaCAGTTTCTCTGCTGGGAACAGAGAAGGACAGCAGCCATCTGCGTCAGACGCT gcaacagaaacagcagcaagGCAACCAGCTAGCAAAGGAGACTGACAGACTGATCAAGGCATTCGGTGTACTTCCCGTTGGTCCTGATCAG cGTCAGAGAAAGATACAAAAAGAGCGTCTGCTGAATGACTTCTCCGCCGCCTTGAACAGCTTCCAAAAGACCCAGCGGCAGGCAGCcgacaaagagagagagtttgtgGCCAGAGTCAGAGCCAGCTCCAGGGTGTCG GTGGGACAGCCTGAACCCAGTTTTGGAAGTGGGCCTCCTTTCCCCAG TGAATCCCAGGTACAGGCTCAGGCTGAGGCCATCACTGAAGAAGACCTGAGGCTCATCCAGGAGAGAGAGTCGTCCATTAGGCAGTTGGAG GCTGACATCACAGATATCAATGACATCTTCAAGGACCTGGGGATGATGGTCCATGAGCAGGGAGACATGATAG ACAGTATAGAAGCCAATGTGGAGAATGCAGATGTGCATGTCCAGAGTGCCACACAGCAGCTGTCACGTGCTGCAGACTACCAG TCATCAGCCTGGACAACGGATCAAGCACATccttcctctccccctcctcttctcaCCCCCCTCATGAGGGGAGTCATCACGACTGTGTGTCTTTCTTTGACCTGA
- the stx7l gene encoding syntaxin-7 isoform X2 yields the protein MAYQAGILNEPSALVQSISSNIQKLTLLTSELQRTVSLLGTEKDSSHLRQTLQQKQQQGNQLAKETDRLIKAFGVLPVGPDQRQRKIQKERLLNDFSAALNSFQKTQRQAADKEREFVARVRASSRVSVGQPEPSFGSGPPFPSESQVQAQAEAITEEDLRLIQERESSIRQLEADITDINDIFKDLGMMVHEQGDMIDSIEANVENADVHVQSATQQLSRAADYQRSSRKKMCILVIVLVVVAVIIGLIIWGSVKQ from the exons ATGGCCTACCAGGCTGGGATACTCAACGAGCCCAGTGCTTTGGTTCAGAGCATCAGCTCCAACATCCAGAAGCTGACACTGCTGA cctcagagctgcagaggaCAGTTTCTCTGCTGGGAACAGAGAAGGACAGCAGCCATCTGCGTCAGACGCT gcaacagaaacagcagcaagGCAACCAGCTAGCAAAGGAGACTGACAGACTGATCAAGGCATTCGGTGTACTTCCCGTTGGTCCTGATCAG cGTCAGAGAAAGATACAAAAAGAGCGTCTGCTGAATGACTTCTCCGCCGCCTTGAACAGCTTCCAAAAGACCCAGCGGCAGGCAGCcgacaaagagagagagtttgtgGCCAGAGTCAGAGCCAGCTCCAGGGTGTCG GTGGGACAGCCTGAACCCAGTTTTGGAAGTGGGCCTCCTTTCCCCAG TGAATCCCAGGTACAGGCTCAGGCTGAGGCCATCACTGAAGAAGACCTGAGGCTCATCCAGGAGAGAGAGTCGTCCATTAGGCAGTTGGAG GCTGACATCACAGATATCAATGACATCTTCAAGGACCTGGGGATGATGGTCCATGAGCAGGGAGACATGATAG ACAGTATAGAAGCCAATGTGGAGAATGCAGATGTGCATGTCCAGAGTGCCACACAGCAGCTGTCACGTGCTGCAGACTACCAG CGGAGCTCCCGGAAGAAGATGTGTATCCTGGTGATAGTGTTGGTTGTAGTTGCTGTTATTATTGGACTCATCATCTGGGGTTCTGTCAAACAATGa